The window AACCGCCCTGGATGTGGCCCGCGAAGCGGGCGTCTCGCGGGCAACCGTCGGGTTCGTCCTGAACAACACCCCAGGCCAGACGATCCCGGAGAGCACCCGCGAACGGGTGCTACGGGCCGCCGAACGCCTCAGCTACCGGCCGAACAGCGCCGCACGCGCCCTCGCCAGCGGACGCAGCCGCATCATCCTGCTCGTGCTGCCCGACTGGCCGGTGGAGTTCCGGATGCGCGACTACCTGGACGAGGTCTCCCTCGTGCTGGACCAGGCCGGGTACTCACTGGTCACCTACACCCGCCACCCCGACCAGGCGGCCCGGCCACTCTGGGAGTCCCTCAACCCTGACCTGGTGGTCGGCACTCTCCCGTTCAGCGCACCCGACGTCGCGTCCATGCTCGCGTGCGGAGTCCGGCAGATCTATCCAGATCCCGACCGCCCGGACCTTCCCGACGTATCCCTCGCGATCAGCGCCGGACCGGAACTCCAGGTCGACCACCTCCACGAGCGCGGCCACCGCAATCTGATCTTTGCCGCCTTCGGCGAGGCGCGCACATCCTCACTGGTCCTCGCCCGACACCAGGCGGCATCCGACCGAGCACGTTCTCAGGGCCTGGCGGCACTCGGGTTGGAGCGCATCAACTACCGGGATGCCACCCCTGACGACGCGGTCCGCCGATGGCTCCACGCCGGTATCACCGGCGTGGTCGCGTTCAACGACGACGTCGCCGCCGCCGTCGTCAGCGCGGCGATACGCGCCGGCGTGCGGATGCCCGAGGATCTCGCGGTGATCGGCCACGACGACTCCCCCATCGCGACGATGTTCGTACCCGCGCTGTCCACCATCCAGATCGATACAGCCGCCCTCGGACGCGGATTCGCCGAGTTCGTACTCCACAGGGTCGAACGCCGTCCCCTGCCCGCCTCGCGCGCCTTGCCGAAACCCACCGTCGTGCGACGCGAGACCACCTGAACCACCGCAAGGCGCGACCGATTTCGCGACCGATGTGCGGGCTTGCCCGGGGGTACTGAAACAGGCATGTTGGTAGACCCAAGCGTCGACTAGTGCGTGCTAGCGTTGGGCTGCGTGAACGTCAATCCGATCCTGCCCGGCTTCCACCCGGACCCGTCGATCTGCCGGGTCGGCGCGGACTACTACCTCGTGACCTCGAGCTTCGAGTACTTCCCGGGGGTGCCGATCTTCCACAGCACGGACCTCATCGGCTGGGAACAGCTCGGCAACGTCCTCGACCGCCCCACCCAGCTGAACGTGGCCCCGGGCCTGGCCTCGGCCAGCACCGGGATCTTCGCGCCGACCCTGCGCCACCACGACGGCAGGTTCTGGCTCGTGACGACGAACTTCGCCGACGTCCGCAGGGGCCATCTCATCGTCCACACGACCGACCCGGCCGGCGCCTGGACCGACCCGGTGCACACCGGCGGCGCGACGGTCGGGATCGACCCCGACCTGGCCTGGGACGAGGACGGCACCTGCTATCTGACGTGGTGCTTCCCCGGCCAGATCATGTAGGCCGTCGTCGACCCCGAGAGCGGGAAGCTGCTCTCCGAGCCCCAGAAACTGTGGAGCGGCACCGGGCTCGCACACCCCGAAGGCCCGCACCTTTTCCGCCGGGACGGCTGGTGGTACCTCGTCATCGCCGAAGGCGGCACCGACCGGGGCCACGCCGTGTCGATCGCGCGCTCGCGCTCCATCACCGGTCCCTTCACCGGCAACCCCGCCAACCCGATCCTCACCCGGAGCGTCACCCTGGCGGCGGGCCGGGCCCCCGACGCGACCGAAGCCAGGCGCCTGCTGGCCGTGCGCGTCCAGGACCAGCACTGGCAGGCCACCGCGACGCTCCCCGAGGGGGACGCGTGCCTGACCGTCCGGATCGACGACGCGCACTGGGTCGCCGTCGAGCGGCGCGGGGACGTCCTCGCCGCCAGGATGGTCCTCGGCCCGCTCGACCAGACCCTCGCGACCGCCGCCGGAATCAGCGCGGACGACGCCCTGGCCGTCCGCGCCGTGGCGCACGCCGACGCCGCCACCTTCCGCGCCGGACCCGACCAGCTCGAGCTGGGCCACCTCACCGGCGGCGCGTTCCGGCCGCTCGCCACGGTCGACGGGCGCTACCTCTCGACCGAGGTCGCCGGCGGCTTCACCGGGCGCGTCGTCGGCGTCGAGGCGATCGGCACCGACGCCGTGCTGTCACGGTTCGAGTACCGGGCCCTGGAGCCGGCCATGCCCTGAGTTGGTCCGAGGTTGGTCCGGGCGGAGGCGGCCAGGTGCGGCCTCACCTCACCGCAGCCGGGCCGCCCGCGGGACCTCATCTCCTGCTCTATGTCACGCGACTGCCTGCTCGCGGCAGTAGGAGCGGTACGTCGACGACGAACGAAGCAGCGAAGTATGGGAGCCGATGTCGCCGACTCGTCCCCGTTCGACGACCACGATCTGGTCGGCCTTGCGGATGGTGGCGATGCGATGGGCGATGACGAGTGACGTCCTGTCGGCGAGGAGCCGGTCGAGGGCGCCGAGCACGAGACGCTCGCCGGTGGCGTCGAGTGCGCTCGTCGCCTCGTCCAGGACGACGATCGCCGGGTCCTTCAGCATCACCCGGGCGATGGCGAGGCGTTGTCGCTGGCCGCCGGAGAGCGTGACGCCGCGTTCGCCGAGCTCCGTGTGGATTCCGCTGTCCCAGCCTCGGACGAACTCCCAGGCGTTCGCCGCCTCCAGCGCCGAGATGATCTCCTCGTCGGTGGCCGTCGGCCTGGCCATGCGAAGGTTGCGTGCCAGCGAGCCGCTGAGCAGGACGGAGTCCTGGAAGACGACGCCCACGGCGGCGCGCACCGAGGCCTGGGTGACCTCGCGCAGATCGTGGCCGTCGATCGTCACGCGGCCGTCGGTCGGGTCGAAGAACCGAAGCAGCAGCTGGGCGACGGTGGACTTCCCCGCCCCGGACGGGCCGACGAGCGCCGTCGTCTGACCGGGTTCGATGGTCAGGTCGAACTGGTTGAGGACCAGGCGTGACTCCCTTCCCGGGTAGGCGAACGAGACCTGTTCGAAGGCGACGCCGCCGCGGGTGACGGCCAGGGCAGGTGCGTGGGGGCGGTCAGCCACCGCGGGCCGTTCGTGAAGCAGCTCCGCTGTGCGTTCGCTCGCGGTCAGTCCGGCGATGACCTCCGGCAGGGTGGTCATGACCTGCGTGAGCGCGTTCGACCCGCGCAGCCAGAAGCCCCAGACCGCGACCACGTCACCGATCTCGAGCGTGCCTGTCGCCGTGCGCCAGGCACCGATGAACAGGAGCAGGAAGGGCGCGACGAACGCGAGGTGGAAGCCGAGCGGGTCGGCGTAACGGTGCTGGAGCCGCGCGAAGGTCTCCGAGCCGATACGAATCCGTTCGGTTCCCCTGCGGACCTGGTCCAGGGCGTCGTCCTCGGCGTTGAACGCCTTGAGCAGTGCGTTCACGCCGAGCATTTCGGCGAGTGTTCCGGACGTCCTGCCCAGCTCGTCTCTGATGTCGCGGCTGTGGCGGCGAAGCCGCGGAAGGACCAGCAGCGTCCACACGACGGCCACAGCGAGCAGCCCGAGCGCGAGCAGCGCCATCCACAGGTCGACCCACGCGATGAGCCCCACCGAGATGATCAGCAGTGCGACCGCCCACCACAACACCAGGCCCTGCCAGACCGCCAGCTCCAGGCGCTCGGTGTCCTGGTTGATCAGGGCCGCGACGTCGCCGACGCGCGAGCGGTGGAAGAAGTCCATCGACAGTCGCTGCACATGCTCGTACAGGGCGCGCCGCAGGTTGTTGGCCCACCGCGCTGCTCCGCGGCGGGTCCAGGTATGCGCGAGGTAGGCGGCGACAAGGAAGGTCGCGGCGATGGCGATCGCGGCCAACGCGGGTCCCTGCCAGCCCGCGCGGACGAACTGGTGCGGATCACGTTGGATGCGGTTGAGCACGACCCGGAACACGGCAGGGGTGAGACTCTGCGAGACGGCGTCGACGAGGATGAGCAGGTAGCCGCCGACGAGGAGCCCTCCTCCGTCACCGGCGTGCTCGAACAATGTGCGCAGCGCGTGCGGTTCCCGCGCACGGCGGCTAGGTGCCATCGAGGTGTTCGGGGCGCACTGTCACGGCCTGGCACCTTGTTCGAGGAGAATCCGCGATACCCGTTCACGCAGCTCGGAGAGGGCCTCGGCGCCCGTGGTGTCCGTCTCGCGCCGAGCGAGCGAGAACCCCGTGTACATGACGCGGCGTTCCTGGACGAGCGGCGGTGTCGACTCGTGCAGCGTGCAGCTCAGGTGCACCGTGACATCGCCCGGATCGGTCGGGACGGCGACGACGGGCAGGTAGGGCCGGGTTTTGGCGATCTCCACCGGCATCAGCACCCGGTGCGAACCGGCGATGACGCGTAGCTGCCCGTTCGCGTCGCCGCTGGCCGTGACGGCGATGCCCACGACCGTGCTGGAGCACTGGTAGGCGTGCCGGCCGAAGTGGCAGTCGCGGTGGAAGCTCACGTCCGACGCGCCGGCCACGACATCTCGAGGCTTGATGAGCGCTTCCAGTGCACGGCCGTCACCCTGCTTCTGGACGAGATCATCGCTCCCGGCCAGCGTGCGACGCAGCTGGTCCCAGCGGTCGCCGCGCAGAATCGACGCGGTCGTCGGGGACCTGCCGACGAACTCCTGGAGCCGGACGCACAGACGGGTTCCGTCCGCCAGGGTCGCCCACCAGGACCGGCCGTCACCCTCGTGGTAGTCGGGCAGTGCCCGGTCCATGTCGTCTGAGACCGCCCGCATGTCAGCTGGGTCCGCCCAGCCTCGCAGATGGAGAAAACCTGCCTCGCGCAGGAAGTGCGCGACGTCCGCCGGGTCGTCGTCCGGGGTGAAGACGCGACCGAGGTCCAGGGACGCGCCATGGCGGTCAAGGAACTCGATCCCGTCGTCGACGAGCGGCCAGCCCTCGAGCAATGCCAGCCACAGCGAGTCCCAGACCGACACGTCCCGCTCGCTGCCGCCACGATAATGCAGCTCGCGCGCGGTGATCATGGCATTGAACGAACGCTGGTTCTGCACCCAGTCGGAGAACGCGTCCTCGTCGAGCGTCACGACGAGCGCGCCGTCGGCGATGCCCGGCGACACGGCCAGGCTGCCGTCAGCACCGGAAAACGACCAGGACCGGTCGCCGACCTTGATAGCGAGCGGCGGCGCGTCGAACCTCTCGATCCCTTGCGCCACCAGAGCACCGTTACGCGCGACGAGGTCGGGGAACTCGCTCGCGAGAAAGTCCTCCATCTCCATCTTGCGCACGTCGGCGTCGAACCGGGTACGGCGGTCCAGAGGTATTTGCATACGTCTCCCACTCCCCACTGTTCCCACGGATCATGAATTGCCGAATCGTCGCCATCCGCGGCGTCCCCCGCCAGGCATGGCCGGTGTCGCCCGCCAGGACGCCCCCTGTAGATCGCATCCGAGCTCAGGTCGGGAAGATGGGGCACGCCGGAGCACCGGACGCTCTGGAGGGCGGTCACGAGGGGACGTCACATCCGCGCGGGCGCGCGGGGCGGCGCAAGCAAACGGATCAGCACGCGGCCTCCCCCGCGGCCTCCCATCGACGTTCGGTCCGACTGACAGGCGGGGCCCGGCCTGCACACCTGGCACACTGGCCCAGGACCGGAGTTCCACCAAGATAGATGTATCATCTTTGATGTAAGGATGCCATGGATGGATTCGAGCTGTTCCTGTTGGGTCGCAGGCTGATGAAGCTCGGCGAGCAGTCGATCCCGGAGGTCGGCGTCCTGCGCCTGTCCGGCCCCACCCGGGCAGTCGTGTTCGACGTCTTCGAGAACCCCGGCAGCTCCATCTCGGAGATCACCGCCCGCGTCCAGTTCCCGCAGAGCCAGGTCTCGGCGTGCGTGGCGCGGCTACGCGAGGCCGGTGTCGTCGAGACGATCAGCGACCCCGAGGACCGGCGCAGGACTCTGGTCCAGCCCACGGCCGACGCGAGGGAGCGAGCGCGGCATCGTCCCGCCGCAGAGATCGACCAGGCCATCGTCACGGCGATTGGTACCAGCGACCACTCCGAGGTCCAGCGCGTCAAGGACGCGCTGGAGGCCGTCGCGAACCTGCTCCGGAGAGACGATCACGACGGCGCCTCGAACGGGCGGGCGGAACCCTGATGCCTGCCGCCGTACCGTCGCGAACCTCGCGACTCGGAGACCAGCTACCAGCACGGCCGCCCCGGACCTTGCCCCGGCCGCCAGCGCGACGCCGATTTGACTTCGCTATCACGCGCTAGTTTCGGCCGATCGGGGCACCCGGGCCGCGATGACCTCGATCCTCCGCAAGAACACGGCGGTCGCCGGCTATCGGTGGTCGCCGCTCCGCTTCGAGGGGCGACTGGCCGTATGTCGAGTGCTCGACGAGCGGAGTTCACGCGGCCGGCCCTGCTCCGGGCGGATTATTCGGCTGGTACTCGGTCGAAGGCGTGTGATGGCTTGACCGGGTCGAGGTCCACGGCGCCGGCGACTGGCTGCTACCGCCTCGTGCCCGGACCGCCACCGCTTCGAGCGGCCGGGCCGTCACCGTGGTGCGCATCGGAGAAGGTGCTCACAGTCGCAGGAAGTCGCGGCACGCATTCCTCGAGAAGATGGCGCGCCGCAGCAGGTAGGTGGTCTGATCGGCCCATCCGAGCAGGTCGAGGCCGGCCTGGATGTTTCCGGGGGGCCGTTTGATGAGGGTGTCCCGCCTGATCAGCCTGGCGAAGTCGACGGTGACGGGATCCGGGCGCGGCCGGCCGTCGGGGTAGCGGAACACGACGCCTGCGTGGTGCCGCATCAGGTTGATGAGCTCCTGGGCAAGGATTCCGTAGCCGACGGTCGTTGGGTGCACGCCGTCGAGGGAGAACAGGCCGCCGCCGGAGCGTTTCTCGCCGTCGCTGGTGAGGAACGTCGAGTCGGGTGTTGGGTCGAGCGCCGCGAGTTCCGGTGGCAGTGAGTACGGCGTCCACCAGGCGGGGCGGGACCTCGGGTCGTCGATGTAGCGGCGCGACGCCAGGCGGTCCAGGACGCCGGCCGCCTCGAAGACGTACCAGTTCAGCTTTCTCCGCCGCGCCTCCCTGACCTTGGTCACGATCGCGTCGTTGTACTGGTCGATCGCGCTGTCGATCGCGCGGGCCTGCTGCCCGGTGATGTTGGGGTCTTTTCTCGGGTCGAACTCCTGGTCAGTGATCCAGGGGCGGGTGTAGTACGGGAAGTACCGCGAGCCCGGTTCGGCCTTTTTGTCGACGCCGCGGGCGATGGGCGCGATCGTGACGTGCGGGACGGTGCACCAGATGACATGGCGGGCCTTGATCTTGGAGACCGCCTCCGCCACCAGGTCGAGCTCGCGGGCGAAGTGGGTGGGTCGCCATACCGTGAAGTCACGGTTGCGCTCGAGATCGTCGAATCCGTCATCGCTCCAGGCGACGCAGAGCTGGACCACCGCGGGCAGGGCGTTGTTGGCGCCCAGAAAGACGATCAAAGTCTCGATGCCGCCGTCGTCGCCCAGCTCCTGGGCGAGGTCGAAGAGCGTGCTGTCCGGGCGGCTGGGCGACAGGACGCGCAGCGCGGCCCGGTTGCCGTTGTCCTCGACCAGCTGGTCGAGCAGGTTGTCCTTGGGGGCGCCGATGCCCGCGGCGCAGATCTTGGGGGTTCGCTCGAGCGCGTCCCGCAGGTCCCAGCCGTACACCCCGAGGGCATGGTTGATGCCGGTCGCGCCGGGCGTCCTGGCGCCGGCGCCGCGTTCCCAGTAGTCCTCGACCTCGTCGGCGAACTGCCGCGCCCAGAACGCGGCCAGCGGTGCCTCGAACCAGTCGACCTGCCGGCCGAACTTCTCCGCCGCCTTGCGCGCGAACAGCTCGATATTGAACGGGATACCGCCGTAGCCGTCATACGTGGGATATCGGAAATGCCCGGACCAGCCAAGCTCATGGGCGATGACCGCCGAGTAGGACAGGGCCGTGTTGAACACGGCTCCGCTCTGGAAACCGTGGGTCAGCGAGTCGCCGATGGCGACTATCCGATGCTTCGGCTCCGGCTCGCCCGCCGCTGGCGGCGCCACCGAAATCCCCAGCGTGGGGTCGTCTTCCGGCTGCCGGGCCTCTTCCGTGATCAGTACATCCTCCGGCGTATGGGGGTCGCGTTTGCGCCGGGAAACAGAGTTTGCCATGATTCACCGTTCTGCTGGCCTGGACGTGCCTTTCCGCCGTGGATCTGTTCGATCCGCGCGACAGCATCGGCGTGCCCGCCCGGTTTATCGCTCGCGTTTCCTGATGTCGAGATCGCCGATCGAGCCGTCCGCGTACGTCGCTGCAGCGCCGGGTTTGTCGAAAATGTCGCGGCACCGTGCCGGAGCCTGTAGGGCGCATCTGGGCGGTGTCCCTGCCGAAAATGCCATCCGCCCTGGTCAGGCCGGCGCGGCCGTCGAGACCGAGCGTGGCGCGCCAGCGCCACCCCGCACCCCACCGCCGCCTGGGTGACACAGGTTGCCCGCGGCCTCGCGATGGATCTCCACGACGTCAGTTCGGATGCTCGCTATGAACCGCCCCACAGGACTGACCCAATCCCCTGTGCGCGAACACATTTTTCAAGATCGGTGTCTCCTGCCGCCCACCCGGACCAGTTGACAACCCAGGGGCGTCAGTGCCGACCCACTCCTTCATCGCATCGGGGCGGGGATGTGGGTGAGTATCGTCGGCCTGGATGGACATGAACATCTGCCTGTTCGGCGGCCTGCGGGTGTTCAGGGCGGGACAAGCCGTCGACCTTGGACGACCCAAGCAGCGGTTTCTGCTCGGTGTGCTGGTCCTCGAGGCGGGCCGGACTGTGCCGGCGCAACGACTCGCCGAACTGCTCTGGGGACGGGACGGCGACCGCGAGCGGGCCTCGCTGCACGCATATGTCTCCCACCTCCGCCGCGTGCTGGAGCCGCCGCGCGCCGTTGGGGCGGGGCCGTCGGTAGTCGTTCGCCAGCCGCCCGGGTACCGGCTTGTGGCCGAGCGGGCGCAGGTGGACGTCCTGCGATTCGAGGATCTACTGAGTGCCGGCCGCCGGTGCGCAGGGGCGGGCCGGGACGCCGAGGCGCTGGACGCGTTTGAGTCGGTGGCCGCGCTGTGGACCGCACCCCCGCTCCCGGAGTTCGCCGACCGACCGGTCGTCCTTGACGCCGCCACCCGGCTGCGCGGCCTGTTGGGGGTCGCGCTTGAGGGCGCGGCGGAGATTCATCTGCGGACCGGACGCGCCGACGCGGCGGTGTCGCTTCTGGAACCTGCCGTGGCAGAGTTCCCGCTGCGTGAGCGACTGCATAGCCTGCTCGCGCGCGCGTTGTACCGCATGGGCCGGCAGGCCGATGCACTCAGCGTGATCGAGCGCTCTCGCCGTGCGCTGATCGACGCCGTCGGGTTGGCACCGAGTGCGGAACTGCGGGAGCTCCAGCGACGCATCCTCGCCCAGGCAGCCGATCTGGACTGGCAGCCGACGATGGCGACGCCACCCGAACTGACAGCGGGCGCGATTGGAGCCGGCCCGCCGTCCTCGCTGCGATTGGAGCCGCTCCTGGGCCGGGACGGCGAACTCGAACTACTACGGCGTGCGGCGGCCGGCGCCGCCCGGGGGCGCGGCGGCGCGGTCACCGTGAGCGGGCCGCCTGGCATCGGCAAGACCGCTCTCGTCGAGCGGGTGACCGACCTCGTCGCCACCAGCGGCTTTGCCACCGCCTGGGCACGGTGCCCCGAGAACGGCGGCTCGCCGCCGTTCTGGGCGCTGGCGCACCTCGGCCGACAACTCCGCGACGTCGGCGCGCTCCATGTCGACATGCTGGCGGCCGACCCGGCCAGTGCTGGCGACCCCTTCGTCCTGGCCCAGGCCACCGTTGGCGCCCTACGCGGGGCGAACCGGCCGGTCCTGCTCGTCATAGATGACCTGCAGTGGGCCGATCGGGACACCCTGCGCGTGCTCGCGCATCTCATCAGAGAACTGCGCACCACCCGAACCCTCCTGCTGGCGACCACTCGCCTGCCGGAGTCGGCTACCGGCGACGAACTGGGCCGCTGCCTCGCAGAACTCGCCCGGCAGCAGATTGCGGAGGTAACGCTACGCGAGCTTGACCTCACCACAGTGACCGAATGGCTCGCCGTCCGGGCTGGATCCCCGGTACCACCGGCGATAGCCGCCCATGTGCAGTCGCGGACCGGGGGCCTTCCGCTGTTCATCCGAGAGCTCGTCGAGCTTCTCGCTGCCGAGGGCCGCCTCTCCGACCCCGCGTTGCCCGCGGGGTGGGCTGCCGTGCCGTTCGGCGTGAAGTCGATCGTCCGTAGACGCGTCGCGAAATTGCCGACAGCTCGGGCGCAGCGGCTGCTGTCCATCGCGTCGGTGCTCGGGTCGCCGTTCGACCTCGCCGTCGTGGCGGACGTGGCCGAGAGCCCACTCGAGGAAGCGTTGGTCGACCTCGCCGACATCCTGGACGCGGGGCTGGTGGTGCCCGACGACGCCGCCGGCATGTTCAGGTTCTCCCACGTCCTCGTCGCGGAGGCACTCGCGGACGAGGTGAACGTCGCCCGCCGGGCCGGGCTGCACGCCGCGGCCGCCCGGTCGGTGGCCCGACGTCACCCAGGCGACGAGCACGCCGCGCGGGTCGCTGCGCATGCTGTGGCCGGCGCCGCCGCGGGCACAGCTCCGCTTGCCGCGACGGCGGGGCGCCGGGCAGCCCGGCTGGCCCAGGCACGGGCGGCACCTGCCGAGGCGGCCCGGCACTGGGCAAGCGTGGTGGAGATGCTCGAACGCAGCCAGCCCGCGGATGGGACGGCCCGGCTGCGGGCAATGGTCGAACTGGCCCGCGCCCACCAGCAGGCCGGCGAGGTCCGTGCCGCCCAGCAGGCCGTGGTCGCCGCCGTCGAGGTGGCCCGCTCGCTCGGGGACGTCGCGGCCACGGGTACCGCCGTGGCTGTGCTCAACCATCCGAGCATCTACCCCAACCAGCCCTACGGGGTTGTCGACCTCCGGCTCGTCGCGGTGCTGGACGGCGTCCTTGCGGCGCTCCCGGCGGACGACAGCGCAGCGCGGGTGCTCGTTCTCGCGGCTTTGGCGACCGAACTGTCCCACAGCAGCGACACCGAACGCAGAGACCGCGCTACGAACGAGGCGATCGACATCGCGCGGCGCCTCGGCGATCCCGCGGTGCTGGCTGGCGCGTTGCATGCCCGTACCTTCGCGCTGAAGCGGCCTGCCGCGGTGCCGGTCCGCCGGCGGGTCGCGCTCGAACTGCTCGCCCTCGCCGAGCAGGCCGCGCTGGGTGACGATCTCGTCCTCGTCGCCCAGTTGCAGGTGACCCAGGCGGACTTCGCGCTCGGCGACTTCGACGCCGTCCAGGCGCGATTGCCGCGATGTCTCGGATTGGGCGACCGGCCCGTCGGCCAGGCGCTGCGCGGCCAGCTCGCCTTCTTCCGAGCCCTCTTCGAGCTCGCACGGGGACGTTACAGCGAGGCAGTGCGGCACGCCGAGGAGGCGTTCGAGGTGTTCCGCCGCGGCCGCGGCGACGAGGCCGGGTTCTATCGCCTCGCCCAACGCCTGACGATCGGCCATGACCTCGGCGGACTGGATGATGGTCTCATCGACGCGGTACTGGCTGGCGCCGACGTCACCGGCTTCGCGCTCGCCATCCGGCTCTACGTCGCGGTGATCCTGTTCGACCTCGGACGGCCCGACGATGCTGTCCGGCAACTGCCATACCCACAGGGGACGGTGCCGGATCGGCCTCTCGACTACGTCACCGTGTTCATCGACGTAGCCGCCGCCATCGTGGCTGCCGAGACCGGCGACGCCGTCGCTGCCGCCGTCCTGCTCGACCGGATCACGCCGTGGGCCGGCCGGTGGGCGTCGGCCGGCACAGCCGCTGGCTCGCTCGGCCTCGTCGACCTGGCCATCGCCCGGCTGCACGCGACGGTGGGCGACACGGCCCGGGCTCGCCCCGCCTTCGCGGCCGCTGTCGCCGGACACGAGAGGGTGGGCTCACCCGCCTGGCTGGCCCGCTCGCTGCTGCACCAGGGCCGGTTCCTTCGCGCGGCCGGGGACGAAGCCGCGGCCTTGGCCGCATTCACCCGAGCCGCGGCGCTCGCCGACGCGTTCGCGCTGCCGATCGTGGCCCGCCAGATCGTCACCGCGCGGAGCTGAGCAGTCCCGCCTGTCCTCGGGCCGCGCGCCGTCCTCACCGTTGTCAGGCCGGGTAGTCCCTGCCCGTCGTCAGGCCGCGGGCGGTCGCGGTGGACGTCAAGCTTCCGTCAAGGTTCCGTCCCAGCCCGGGCTCACATCCTTGCACCATGCGAACCAATACCCGTCCGGCCGCGTCCACTCCCAACCTCAGCAGCTATCTCCGGGTCCACCAGGCGCTAAGGGCGAGCGCCGCCCGGCTGGCCGCGGCCGCCTCCTCAGCGACGGCGGACGCCGACACCGCCAGGGCGCTCGCCCGCTGGTTCCACGGCTTCGCCGAGGAGATCCGACTCCACCATCACATCGAGGACACCCTGCTGTTCCCGGCCCTGGCGGCCCGCGTCGCAACCTACGGCGACTACGCGCCCGCGCTGGAAAACGACCACGCGGAACTCGATGCGATCCTGAACCAGCTCCGCGCGGCCCTCGTCAGCGGCGACCACGGACGCTCCGCCGCCCTGGCCGAGGACCTGTCAGACCACCTCGACCGTCACCTGGGGTTCGAGGATGACGAGATCGCCCCGCTGTTCGCCCGCCATTTCACTGGCGCCGAGTTCGACGAGCTGAACGCGAAAGCCGTACGGATGACGCCCATGAGGCAGCTTCCGTTCACCGCCCCCTGGCTGTTGTCACACCTCGACGAGGCGGAAAAGGCCGAGCTGCTCGCGTCGGTCCCGCGGGCCATGCACCTGCTGTGGATCCTCACTCGTCGCCGCTACGCCCGGCTCGCCGCGGCCACCTTCACCCCGCGTTGATCCTTTCGCGCTGATCCTTCACGGAACACGACACCGCAGCGAAGACCCCACCGGAGGACATGCAATGACCGCGACCACGATGACCCCCTCTCCGACCCAGCTGGCCGCTGCCCGTGCGCGCAACGAGGCGGTCTGGAGGACGTCGAGCGCGTTGCTCTACGCCGGGCGTATCGACGAGTTCATCGCCTGCTGGCACGACGAGGCCCGCTATGAGGTGGCCTATCCCGTTGGGAGCTTCCCGGCGCTCGTCGAGGGCCGAGCGGCACTGGCGCAGCTGTTCAAGGGTTTCGGCGCCGCCACCGAGCGAATCGACGTGCATGACGTCCGCTTCTACCAGACCGACGACCCCGAGGTGGCCTTCGTCGAGGAGCGTATGGTCGCGGAACTGGTCGGCGGTGGGCGGTATGAGAACAAGCTCGCCATCCGGGTAACCTTCCGCGATGGCCTGCTCGCCCAGATGTTCGAATACTACGGTCAGCGGGCGCACGGGGAACTCCTGCGCCGCCTGGGCCTGACGGCCTGACCGTCGCCCCTTGTGGGCGGCGTCGAGACAGGCGAACTGTGGCGGGGTCGGG of the Pseudofrankia saprophytica genome contains:
- a CDS encoding LacI family DNA-binding transcriptional regulator, yielding MAVPEPTTSRRVTALDVAREAGVSRATVGFVLNNTPGQTIPESTRERVLRAAERLSYRPNSAARALASGRSRIILLVLPDWPVEFRMRDYLDEVSLVLDQAGYSLVTYTRHPDQAARPLWESLNPDLVVGTLPFSAPDVASMLACGVRQIYPDPDRPDLPDVSLAISAGPELQVDHLHERGHRNLIFAAFGEARTSSLVLARHQAASDRARSQGLAALGLERINYRDATPDDAVRRWLHAGITGVVAFNDDVAAAVVSAAIRAGVRMPEDLAVIGHDDSPIATMFVPALSTIQIDTAALGRGFAEFVLHRVERRPLPASRALPKPTVVRRETT
- a CDS encoding ABC transporter ATP-binding protein — protein: MAPSRRAREPHALRTLFEHAGDGGGLLVGGYLLILVDAVSQSLTPAVFRVVLNRIQRDPHQFVRAGWQGPALAAIAIAATFLVAAYLAHTWTRRGAARWANNLRRALYEHVQRLSMDFFHRSRVGDVAALINQDTERLELAVWQGLVLWWAVALLIISVGLIAWVDLWMALLALGLLAVAVVWTLLVLPRLRRHSRDIRDELGRTSGTLAEMLGVNALLKAFNAEDDALDQVRRGTERIRIGSETFARLQHRYADPLGFHLAFVAPFLLLFIGAWRTATGTLEIGDVVAVWGFWLRGSNALTQVMTTLPEVIAGLTASERTAELLHERPAVADRPHAPALAVTRGGVAFEQVSFAYPGRESRLVLNQFDLTIEPGQTTALVGPSGAGKSTVAQLLLRFFDPTDGRVTIDGHDLREVTQASVRAAVGVVFQDSVLLSGSLARNLRMARPTATDEEIISALEAANAWEFVRGWDSGIHTELGERGVTLSGGQRQRLAIARVMLKDPAIVVLDEATSALDATGERLVLGALDRLLADRTSLVIAHRIATIRKADQIVVVERGRVGDIGSHTSLLRSSSTYRSYCREQAVA
- a CDS encoding phytanoyl-CoA dioxygenase family protein is translated as MQIPLDRRTRFDADVRKMEMEDFLASEFPDLVARNGALVAQGIERFDAPPLAIKVGDRSWSFSGADGSLAVSPGIADGALVVTLDEDAFSDWVQNQRSFNAMITARELHYRGGSERDVSVWDSLWLALLEGWPLVDDGIEFLDRHGASLDLGRVFTPDDDPADVAHFLREAGFLHLRGWADPADMRAVSDDMDRALPDYHEGDGRSWWATLADGTRLCVRLQEFVGRSPTTASILRGDRWDQLRRTLAGSDDLVQKQGDGRALEALIKPRDVVAGASDVSFHRDCHFGRHAYQCSSTVVGIAVTASGDANGQLRVIAGSHRVLMPVEIAKTRPYLPVVAVPTDPGDVTVHLSCTLHESTPPLVQERRVMYTGFSLARRETDTTGAEALSELRERVSRILLEQGARP
- a CDS encoding helix-turn-helix domain-containing protein encodes the protein MDGFELFLLGRRLMKLGEQSIPEVGVLRLSGPTRAVVFDVFENPGSSISEITARVQFPQSQVSACVARLREAGVVETISDPEDRRRTLVQPTADARERARHRPAAEIDQAIVTAIGTSDHSEVQRVKDALEAVANLLRRDDHDGASNGRAEP